ATACACACCTGATGCCCGACACGAGCATCCATTCATGGCCTGAATATACCGATCGTTTCTTCGATGGCCCGTATGTTCGCGAAGCCGCGGCACATTACAGTCCGGATCAGTACTTGCGGAGCTTTTACCTTGTGGATTTCATTTTCCCGATCATCTATCTGAGTTTATTACTTACGCTTACAGGATATTGGAAAGGGACTGTTTTTTACCGCTTATTCCGTGCTGCTATGATCGCCTGTGCGCTGTTCGACCTTTTGGAGAATACCAGTTTCGCTTATTACTTATTTCACCAGGATGGGAATTTGTATCATTACGTGGCCATTTTCACTACCCTAAAATCGGTGCTGTTTGGTCCCGGCATGCTAACAGCCGTGATTGCCTTTGGGGCGGCATGTGTTCACTGGTTCAGCCATAAGCGCACTGTTCACCCAAATTAAAAGAAATAGTTGGAATTTCAAAATCGCCCATGCCCCATGGCGCCTGCTGCGGGCCGATTTCCGAACGTTGCCGGCTCTACGAAACTACGGCCTAAATTGTTATCTTCGTTGCTTTACAGGCAACCATGAAAGCATACAGACTATACACCACCGCCGACGGAGGCAGCGCGTTTGAAGAGGGCAACATTACCAGGCAGCAACACATCACCTCCGCCTACTTTTTCCTGGCAGAGGATGCACCCGAAAGGATGGAGTACGACTGGCACCCTGCGCCGCACCGTCAATACGTGCTTACGTTAAGAGGCGTACTTGAATTTACCGTCACCGATGGCAGCACCTTCCAACTGCACCCCGGCGATATCCTGGTGGCTGCCGATACCATCGGCACTGGCCATAAATGGAGCAGGCTGAGTAACGAAAGCTGGATGCGTACTTACATCGTGCTCGAAGAGGGCGCAGAGGATGGGTTTACACCGCTATAAAGGCACCTCTCCTTATCAACTGTAAAACACCATATTACCGCATCACCGGAAAATGTCTGCTGGCGCGGCATCCTTGCTACATCCTTCCTGCATCCTTGCTAGATCCCTGCTAAAACACTGGTGTTTCAGCTACTTTTTAGCAACAACTTAGCAAGGATGCAGGAAGGATCTAAGAAGGATCCAGCGGGAACGCTCAACTCATCCCGCTAAAAATCAGCCTTCGCCCCATGAAAAACCAGGGTTCACCCCAGCACCGTTTTTTGCACGTTACGGATGATCTACTTTTACGCCATCGCCATATGACTCTTTTTGAAGTCGGAAAAGTTGGTCCCGCTGGCGTTTTTGAAATATTTTGAGAAGTGGCCGATGTCGGAAAAGCCCAGCGCCCAGGCAATTTCCTTCATGCTGCAATCCTGGCTGGCGGCTTTGCACTGTGCTTCCTGGATGATGCGTTCGCGGATATGATGACGGGCAGAGAAGCCTGTAGATTTCTTCACCGTCCAGCTGAGATAGTTAGGCGTCACGAACAACATCGCTGCGTATTCGGCCACCGTTTTGGTGGTAGCATAGTGTTTGTCGAGAAGGCTGATGAACTTATCCGCCAAACGATTATTGATCGCATAGGTTTCTGTGGTATGATTGCCTGCCTGCTCCCGCGCGATATGTACAAAGAAAATTTTCAGGTAACGGCGCATCATTTCTGCGCGGTAAGGTTTGTCGCTGTTATGTTCTGCTGATAATTTGCTGATCAGGTCTTCCAGTTCGGCGGCTGTTTCCTCTTCCAGCTTATAGTCACTGGCCTTTTGCAGCAACTGGTAAAAATCAGAGCGGTAACCGATGCCTGGTTCCACATCGCCGGTGTAAAGGAAAGCTTCGTTAAACCGGAGGATCTTGCCTGCTGCATCATCAGAGAGGGACAGCTGGTGTAATTGCCCGGGCGCAACACCGTACAGTCGGGCCGGTGTAAGTTCGTAAGCATGCAGATTTACGATGAGTTGTCCGCCGCCATTGGTGAGCCATAACACCTCTACAAAATCGTGGCGATGCGTTTGGCCGGCATCTGTAAGTAACTGTTCCTGCAGCTCGCCGAGTGTGAAGATAGAAAAGAATGGGGTGCGTACGATAACGTCAGGCTGGTGATTCGCAGTGTTAAGGGTAGTGTGGTTGTACATACAATTCTTTTAGATGTTTGAAAGGCGTGTAATTGTTTATACCGTGAAATTATGTTTACGCCTCCCCTTTCCCTGGTGCTACTCGTTAAACGGGCAATTTAGCTCGGTGAATATCAGCGCAAAAAAAACGGGACGCTATGCATCCCGTGTACGGTCCTTTTAAAGTCTGGCGTGAAAGTGCCGCGCTTCTTCCAGTGCGCCTTCGCATATGTTGCGTAGCTCCATGAACGCCGTACTGGCCTCATCCTTACCGGTAGTATATTCCAGCAGGTCGAGCAGGCGTTGCAAACGTTCAGTAAGCCCCATAATTGATACGCTTGTTTTCATGCTGTGCGCTGTGCGATGGAGTGCTGGCACATCATGCTGACCGATCGCCTGCTGCATGAGTTGCAGTTCTTCCGGAATCATTTCGATGAACTGGCAGGTGGCCTTCTTTTCGTAGTTGCGATTGCCTTTACTCACCGATTGCAGGTACCCCAGGTTAATGTACTGGTATTGCTGCGTGGCAGATGCGGGCTGTTCGCGGCCGCCGGTGAATTGTATGATAAGATCGTGCAATATGCGCTCGTTCACCGGTTTGGAAATGTAATCGTTCATGCCGTAGCTGAGACATTTCTCCCGTTCCCCGGCCATTGCGTGAGCCGTCATCGCGATAATGGGCACGTTGAGATGTAACTGCTGCCGGATACTTTGTGCGGCGGTATAGCCATCCATACCGGGCATTTGTATGTCCATTAAAACGAGATCGTAGTGCTTTTCCTGCAACATGTTAAGTGCCGTCATCCCATCTCCCGCAATGTCAAAGTTCAGTTGCCATTGTGCCAGCAAATGACGCATCAGCTCCTGGTTCATGCGGTTATCGTCCACCACCAGTAAATGTACGGGCGCACTACCTTCACGTTTGTACGGGGTCACATCCTGCACAAGTTTCAGCGTAAATTGTTCTGTAGAAATGCGGTATGGGATAGAGACGCGGAAGCTCGTACCTTTGCCAGGCGTGCTTTCCACCGATACCTCTCCCCGTTGTAATTCGACCAGC
This genomic interval from Chitinophaga horti contains the following:
- a CDS encoding helix-turn-helix transcriptional regulator; this translates as MYNHTTLNTANHQPDVIVRTPFFSIFTLGELQEQLLTDAGQTHRHDFVEVLWLTNGGGQLIVNLHAYELTPARLYGVAPGQLHQLSLSDDAAGKILRFNEAFLYTGDVEPGIGYRSDFYQLLQKASDYKLEEETAAELEDLISKLSAEHNSDKPYRAEMMRRYLKIFFVHIAREQAGNHTTETYAINNRLADKFISLLDKHYATTKTVAEYAAMLFVTPNYLSWTVKKSTGFSARHHIRERIIQEAQCKAASQDCSMKEIAWALGFSDIGHFSKYFKNASGTNFSDFKKSHMAMA